The proteins below come from a single Melospiza melodia melodia isolate bMelMel2 chromosome 12, bMelMel2.pri, whole genome shotgun sequence genomic window:
- the CLDN1 gene encoding claudin-1, with the protein MASGGLQLLGFVMAFLGWIGIIISTAMPQWKMASYAGDNIVTAQALYEGLWMSCAMQSTGQIQCKVYDSLLKLEGSLQATRALMVASILLGLVGMFVAVTGMKCMKCMEDDQVKKMRMAVFGGVIFIISGLAALVATSWYGNRVARAFYDPFTPVNTRFEFGSALFIGWAASSLAILGGSFLCCSCPRRETSYPPTRGYPKNASSTGKDYV; encoded by the exons ATGGCCAGCggagggctgcagctcctgggcttCGTCATGGCCTTCCTCGGCTGGATCGGCATCATCATCAGCACCGCCATGCCCCAGTGGAAGATGGCATCCTACGCGGGGGACAACATCGTCACGGCCCAGGCGCTCTACGAGGGGCTGTGGATGTCGTGCGCCATGCAGAGCACGGGGCAGATCCAGTGCAAGGTGTACGACTCGCTGCTCAAGCTGGAAG GCAGTCTGCAGGCCACAAGGGCTTTGATGGTGGCTTCAATACTCCTGGGGCTCGTTGGAATGTTTGTTGCTGTGACAGGCATGAAATGCATGAAGTGCATGGAAGATGACCAGGTGAAGAAGATGAGGATGGCTGTCTTTGGTGGGGTGATCTTCATCATTTCAG GTCTGGCAGCACTGGTGGCCACCTCGTGGTATGGCAACAGGGTGGCTCGGGCCTTCTATGATCCTTTCACCCCTGTCAACACCAG ATTTGAGTTTGGGTCAGCTCTCTTTATTGGCTGGGCAGCTTCATCTCTGGCCATACTGGGGGGATccttcctctgctgctcctgtccACGGAGAGAAACTTCATATCCCCCCACCCGAGGCTACCCAAAAAATGCCTCCTCCACAGGGAAGGATTATGTATAA